The following are encoded together in the Bacillus cereus group sp. RP43 genome:
- a CDS encoding acyltransferase family protein — protein MTQSAPEFKVLQSIAFLAVVLQSSLLYTMNQGNVLLEQSLIMGMLFNLAKFSAPAFIFIVGFHLIRHYTKQLVYKEYISEKATHLLIPYFVWSILYLLTTNDLITLQSGIKSLLLGTAAPHLWYVIMMFQIHLLFPLLCTLFYWFQKRTENKKDIYKYMTIFACLYFFLMWYSSHYIFNGEKLTSSTILHYTDRSFFFYSFYFVMGGIAAVALKTWRLFVMKHIPLITILFFILFLFINYELFSFYGVNSIHLTVSTYLKPSMFLYIVCEIIILYVLSITIVQRRGFLYKALRFIGNYTYGAYLAHFFFLQLCTKFLSLFTLQENTIVYSLLLFILTATISISAMVICSILPFHTWITGPSPTTNMKWAKIAIRKNHEKVFKPYL, from the coding sequence ATGACACAAAGCGCACCAGAATTTAAAGTTTTGCAAAGCATTGCATTTCTTGCTGTCGTTTTGCAAAGTTCCTTATTATATACAATGAATCAAGGAAATGTCTTACTCGAGCAATCCCTCATTATGGGCATGCTATTTAATCTTGCAAAATTTTCAGCACCTGCATTCATATTTATCGTTGGATTTCATTTAATTCGTCACTACACAAAGCAATTAGTATACAAAGAATATATTTCTGAAAAAGCCACACACTTACTCATTCCTTATTTCGTTTGGTCTATTCTTTACTTATTAACAACAAACGATCTTATTACATTACAAAGCGGAATAAAAAGTTTATTACTCGGAACGGCTGCACCTCATCTTTGGTACGTTATTATGATGTTCCAAATTCACTTATTGTTCCCGTTACTATGCACACTATTTTATTGGTTTCAAAAACGAACAGAAAATAAAAAAGACATATATAAATATATGACCATTTTCGCTTGTCTATATTTCTTCTTAATGTGGTACTCTTCTCACTACATTTTTAATGGAGAGAAATTGACTAGTTCAACTATTTTACATTACACAGATCGTTCTTTCTTCTTCTATTCATTCTATTTCGTTATGGGGGGAATTGCTGCTGTAGCATTAAAAACTTGGCGTTTATTCGTCATGAAACATATTCCGCTTATAACAATACTATTTTTCATCTTATTTTTATTCATCAATTATGAGTTATTTAGTTTTTACGGCGTGAACTCTATTCATTTAACTGTTTCTACTTATTTAAAACCATCTATGTTTCTATATATCGTATGCGAAATTATCATACTATACGTGCTATCTATTACAATTGTACAGCGACGCGGTTTCTTATATAAAGCTTTACGATTTATCGGGAATTACACGTATGGTGCTTATTTAGCACACTTTTTCTTCTTACAACTATGTACAAAGTTTCTTTCTTTATTCACATTGCAAGAAAACACAATAGTATATAGCCTATTATTATTTATACTAACGGCCACAATCTCTATTTCAGCAATGGTCATTTGCAGCATACTACCATTTCATACTTGGATTACAGGGCCTTCTCCTACGACAAATATGAAATGGGCCAAGATTGCCATTCGAAAGAATCATGAAAAAGTATTCAAACCATATCTTTGA
- a CDS encoding YhgE/Pip family protein produces the protein MKGIQLIFKDWKAMWHHKHGRIALIFLLIVPLIYSGFFLAGYWDPYGRLDKLPVAVVNLDKGAVMDEKTIRAGDDFVKNLKENKELAFHFVSEKNADEGLKEDKYYMVVTIPEDFSKRVSTLMDEKPEPAQLQYKVNPGKNFVAAQIGTTAVENMKTKISNSITKSYTEGVFSKFQDLAQGLSDASNGAGKLHEGTTDAKNGANQLADGINRLSDGTVKLKEGSGKLASSQSALTGGANELSQGATSLHNGMELLAQGEKSLQSGVNELSAGTNEWVSGSEKLAEGQAKVDNAANSVKQQLEEYVKNHPEAQQDPELQKIIATSNGLAKVTNTLNASQQQLTQFAKKIADGQHKIEEGMNTFGVKLNEATAGTKKIADGTSNLADGFTKWGNGFTSLQEGVNQLASGGTELNNGAEKLTNGLVKLEDGAKELSTKLGEGAEKIADVRNDDARNTMFSEPVQLVKSTVSDVPNYGSGIAPYFLSLAFYVGGIMASNILPLGRRQNMKVSGTVHFINKLGLVYLIGLIQALLVDVVVLGVMKLEVASVSLFVLSSIVISFTFMTFILMLVTVFGIVGKFAAVTLLVLQLATSGGTFPGELNIAVLSKIGQFLPMSHSLRGLQDVISLGDWSQLRIQILILLCYLVIAGGITWVTSHIQHKETNAEQVL, from the coding sequence ATGAAGGGGATTCAACTTATATTTAAAGATTGGAAGGCAATGTGGCACCATAAACATGGACGTATCGCTTTAATTTTCTTATTAATCGTTCCTTTAATTTATTCAGGGTTCTTTTTAGCTGGATATTGGGATCCATATGGAAGGTTAGATAAATTACCTGTTGCAGTTGTTAATTTAGATAAGGGTGCTGTAATGGATGAAAAAACAATTCGTGCAGGAGACGATTTTGTTAAAAATTTAAAAGAAAATAAGGAACTAGCTTTCCATTTCGTATCAGAAAAAAATGCAGATGAAGGGCTAAAAGAAGATAAATATTATATGGTTGTTACGATTCCAGAGGATTTCTCCAAAAGGGTAAGTACACTAATGGATGAGAAACCAGAGCCGGCACAGTTGCAGTACAAAGTAAATCCAGGTAAAAACTTTGTAGCAGCTCAAATTGGAACGACAGCTGTTGAAAATATGAAAACGAAAATCTCAAATAGCATTACGAAATCTTATACAGAAGGTGTCTTTTCAAAGTTTCAAGATTTGGCACAAGGGTTGAGTGATGCAAGTAACGGTGCTGGGAAGTTACATGAAGGAACGACGGATGCAAAAAATGGGGCGAATCAGCTTGCAGATGGTATTAATCGTTTAAGTGACGGGACAGTGAAGTTGAAAGAAGGAAGTGGTAAGCTTGCCTCTAGCCAATCGGCGTTAACAGGGGGAGCAAATGAGCTTAGTCAGGGAGCGACATCACTTCATAATGGTATGGAGCTGCTAGCACAGGGTGAGAAGTCTTTACAATCAGGAGTTAATGAATTAAGTGCTGGCACGAATGAATGGGTGAGTGGAAGTGAGAAACTTGCTGAGGGACAAGCAAAAGTAGATAATGCAGCCAATAGTGTAAAACAACAATTAGAAGAGTACGTGAAGAATCATCCAGAAGCACAGCAAGACCCTGAGTTACAGAAAATCATTGCTACTTCTAACGGATTGGCTAAAGTAACAAATACATTAAACGCTAGCCAACAACAATTGACGCAATTTGCGAAGAAAATAGCAGATGGTCAACATAAGATCGAAGAAGGCATGAATACATTCGGAGTTAAGTTAAATGAAGCTACTGCTGGAACGAAAAAGATAGCAGATGGTACTTCGAATTTAGCTGATGGATTTACAAAGTGGGGAAATGGATTTACATCCTTACAAGAAGGTGTAAATCAGCTTGCAAGTGGTGGAACGGAGCTAAATAACGGTGCTGAGAAGTTAACGAACGGACTTGTTAAACTTGAAGATGGTGCGAAAGAACTTTCCACGAAATTGGGAGAGGGCGCAGAGAAGATAGCGGATGTTCGCAATGATGATGCACGCAATACGATGTTCTCAGAGCCAGTTCAATTAGTGAAATCGACAGTTTCTGACGTGCCTAATTACGGTTCAGGAATTGCGCCATATTTCTTATCCCTTGCATTTTATGTTGGTGGAATTATGGCATCAAATATTTTACCTCTTGGACGTAGACAAAATATGAAGGTAAGCGGGACGGTACATTTTATCAATAAGTTAGGATTAGTATATTTAATTGGACTCATTCAAGCACTACTTGTAGATGTGGTTGTGTTAGGAGTTATGAAATTAGAAGTTGCAAGTGTATCACTCTTTGTTTTATCAAGTATTGTCATTTCCTTTACATTCATGACGTTTATTCTTATGTTAGTAACGGTATTCGGCATTGTTGGGAAGTTCGCAGCGGTAACGCTTCTCGTTCTTCAATTAGCGACGAGCGGAGGTACTTTCCCAGGAGAGTTAAATATAGCGGTGCTTAGCAAAATTGGGCAGTTTCTCCCAATGTCGCATTCTCTTAGAGGATTACAAGATGTTATTTCTTTAGGGGATTGGTCTCAATTACGAATACAAATTTTAATTTTATTATGCTATCTCGTTATCGCTGGTGGAATCACATGGGTTACGAGTCATATACAGCATAAGGAAACGAATGCAGAGCAAGTTTTATAA
- a CDS encoding PTS sugar transporter subunit IIB, which yields MNILLCCAAGMSSSLIVTKMEKAAQARGIEVKIWAVSGSEVRDHIDDADVLLLGPQVRYLLPKMKELCKAKGIPVDVIQSIHYGLCNGEAILQAALSMKP from the coding sequence ATGAATATTTTGCTTTGCTGTGCAGCGGGAATGTCTTCCAGTTTGATAGTTACAAAAATGGAGAAAGCGGCACAGGCAAGGGGGATAGAGGTGAAGATTTGGGCTGTATCAGGTTCAGAAGTGCGAGATCATATCGACGATGCAGATGTACTTTTACTTGGACCGCAAGTACGTTATTTATTACCGAAAATGAAAGAATTATGTAAGGCGAAAGGAATACCTGTTGATGTCATTCAATCCATCCATTACGGGCTTTGTAATGGAGAAGCTATCTTACAAGCAGCTTTGTCAATGAAACCATGA
- a CDS encoding dicarboxylate/amino acid:cation symporter, which produces MKAYRFPLILLSSILIGGFIGYFMGADAVALKPLGDIFLNLMFTIVVPLVFFSIASSIANMDGLKRFGKIMSSMAGTFLFTSILAAIFMIIIVKVFPPAQGVVLELTQPDKAEKAVSVADQIVGILTVSDFSKLLSRENMLALIFFSILMGIATSAVGEKGKPFATFLQAGAEISMKVVSFIMYYAPIGLAAYFAALVGEFGPQLLGTYFRAAMVYYPASLIYFFVFFTFYAYLAGRKQGVQIFWKNMVSPTVTSLATCSSAASIPANLEATKKMGISSDIRETVVLLGSTLHKDGSVLGGVLKIAFLFGIFNMEFEGPKTLAIALVVSLLVGTVMGAIPGGGMIGEMLIVSLYGFPPEALPIIAAISTIIDPPATMLNVTADNACAVMTARLVEGKNWIKNKFA; this is translated from the coding sequence ATGAAGGCATATCGCTTTCCACTTATTTTATTATCTTCTATCCTAATTGGTGGTTTCATTGGTTATTTCATGGGTGCCGATGCAGTTGCTTTAAAGCCGCTTGGTGACATTTTCTTAAACTTAATGTTTACGATTGTTGTACCTCTTGTGTTCTTTAGCATCGCGTCATCTATTGCTAATATGGATGGATTAAAACGTTTCGGTAAAATTATGTCTAGTATGGCTGGGACTTTCTTATTTACGAGTATTTTAGCTGCTATTTTTATGATTATCATCGTGAAAGTATTCCCGCCAGCACAAGGTGTTGTATTAGAATTAACACAGCCCGATAAAGCTGAAAAAGCTGTTAGCGTTGCTGATCAAATCGTTGGTATTCTAACAGTATCTGACTTCTCAAAGTTACTATCTCGTGAAAATATGTTAGCTCTTATTTTCTTCTCTATCTTAATGGGGATTGCAACTTCAGCAGTTGGTGAAAAAGGAAAGCCATTCGCTACATTCCTACAAGCTGGTGCAGAAATTTCAATGAAAGTCGTATCTTTCATTATGTACTACGCTCCAATCGGACTTGCTGCTTACTTCGCAGCATTAGTTGGTGAATTCGGACCACAACTTCTTGGAACTTACTTCCGAGCGGCAATGGTATACTATCCAGCTTCACTTATTTACTTCTTTGTATTCTTCACGTTCTATGCTTACCTTGCAGGTCGCAAACAAGGTGTTCAAATATTTTGGAAAAACATGGTCTCTCCTACAGTTACATCACTTGCAACTTGTAGTAGTGCCGCAAGTATTCCTGCGAACTTAGAAGCAACGAAGAAAATGGGTATTTCTTCAGACATTCGTGAAACAGTTGTCCTTCTTGGTTCTACACTTCATAAAGACGGATCGGTTTTAGGCGGCGTATTAAAGATTGCTTTCTTATTCGGTATTTTCAACATGGAATTTGAAGGACCAAAAACATTAGCAATCGCACTTGTCGTTTCTCTATTAGTAGGAACCGTAATGGGTGCTATTCCAGGCGGTGGTATGATTGGTGAAATGTTAATCGTTTCTCTATACGGATTCCCACCAGAAGCATTGCCAATTATCGCAGCAATTAGTACAATCATTGATCCACCTGCAACGATGTTAAACGTAACAGCAGATAATGCTTGTGCCGTAATGACAGCTCGCCTTGTAGAAGGTAAGAACTGGATCAAAAATAAATTTGCTTAA
- a CDS encoding cytochrome d ubiquinol oxidase subunit II, whose product MHEESIAIIILWALIFVYSILGSIDFGAGFWGMVYAKHPTLAAKLANRYLSPTWEVTNTFLVFVVVAFLGFFPKAAFTLATVMFVPVMLILVLVAIRSTFMVFAYSLPKYQHLLRIISGITGLLIPALLITVLPVTEGAYITMSEGKEVLLYGKLLSSPVIYCYMLFGLTSELFLSSLFLADFAREQGSEDTYRIYRRNAIILGPATLVTAIIALVVMDPETHWLMQGLIKQFPWFTVSIILFVIGYSSLWWTNKKYSTLGFPRIAVLAVVAQYAFASYAYGVAHLPYIIYPDVTVFTSFTTVETFYALLILYAIGIAILLPGFIFFWNLFLKDRTFLKEK is encoded by the coding sequence GTGCATGAGGAAAGCATTGCAATCATCATCTTATGGGCTCTTATTTTCGTATATAGCATACTAGGGTCTATTGATTTTGGAGCTGGTTTTTGGGGCATGGTATATGCTAAACACCCGACGCTTGCTGCCAAGCTTGCTAATCGGTACCTATCACCAACTTGGGAAGTAACAAATACGTTTCTTGTCTTTGTCGTTGTTGCTTTTCTCGGTTTCTTTCCAAAAGCGGCCTTTACCCTTGCAACAGTTATGTTTGTACCAGTTATGTTAATTTTAGTACTCGTTGCGATTCGTAGTACATTTATGGTATTTGCTTACTCCCTGCCAAAGTACCAACACCTTCTTCGGATTATTTCAGGAATTACTGGGCTCTTAATCCCAGCTCTATTAATTACCGTTCTGCCCGTTACAGAAGGTGCCTATATTACGATGTCTGAAGGAAAAGAAGTGCTCCTTTACGGAAAACTTCTTTCTAGTCCCGTTATTTATTGTTATATGCTCTTTGGACTAACTTCGGAACTATTTCTATCATCTCTCTTTCTTGCTGATTTTGCTAGGGAACAAGGTTCTGAAGATACGTACCGAATTTATAGAAGAAATGCCATCATACTTGGTCCTGCAACGCTCGTGACTGCTATTATTGCTCTCGTTGTAATGGACCCTGAAACACACTGGCTTATGCAAGGACTAATAAAGCAATTCCCATGGTTTACAGTCTCTATCATTTTATTTGTTATCGGATATTCCTCCCTTTGGTGGACAAATAAGAAGTACAGCACACTAGGTTTTCCTCGCATTGCAGTTTTAGCTGTCGTCGCTCAATATGCATTTGCAAGCTACGCTTACGGCGTCGCCCATTTACCGTATATCATTTATCCGGACGTAACTGTATTTACAAGCTTTACGACGGTCGAAACATTCTATGCACTTCTTATTCTTTACGCAATCGGGATTGCAATTTTATTACCCGGATTCATTTTCTTCTGGAATTTATTCTTGAAGGATCGAACTTTTTTAAAGGAAAAATAA
- a CDS encoding LysR family transcriptional regulator — MELLQLKYFQVVARLEHMTKAAEELHIAQPSLSKTIARLEKDLGVPLFDRQGRQIILNSFGKVFLKRVERIFHELSEGEREIKDLAELQQGSITLAVSIPRILPELLGSFLLEHPNVRFQQFLASTPSMKRQLDNMEIDFCISSVPIEGEEIVWEPLITEEIFLVVPSGHRLSNRESIHLHEVKDEPFISMNTGYGFRHLTDEFCKEAGFTPHIAFEVDEPTVISDLIKQGLGVAFVPSLTLLKNSTLAPNKLRIIEPNCERTIGLSWSKKRYLSKTAQQFREFVIDYFSNIST, encoded by the coding sequence ATGGAACTTCTTCAATTAAAATATTTCCAAGTAGTTGCACGATTAGAACATATGACAAAAGCAGCTGAAGAATTGCATATCGCGCAGCCTTCACTCAGCAAAACAATTGCTAGACTAGAAAAGGACTTAGGCGTTCCATTATTTGATCGCCAAGGTCGACAGATTATATTAAACTCCTTCGGGAAAGTATTTTTAAAACGAGTAGAACGTATTTTTCATGAATTAAGTGAAGGAGAACGAGAAATTAAAGATTTAGCTGAATTACAACAAGGCTCTATTACACTTGCCGTTTCTATTCCGAGAATATTACCAGAACTACTCGGTTCTTTTTTACTAGAACATCCTAATGTTCGATTCCAGCAATTTCTCGCATCTACTCCTTCTATGAAAAGACAACTAGATAATATGGAAATCGACTTTTGTATCTCATCTGTGCCAATTGAAGGAGAGGAAATAGTTTGGGAACCACTTATTACAGAAGAAATTTTCTTAGTCGTTCCTTCAGGCCATCGGTTATCAAACCGCGAAAGTATTCATCTACATGAAGTAAAAGACGAACCGTTCATTAGTATGAACACTGGGTACGGATTTCGGCACTTAACAGATGAATTTTGTAAAGAAGCTGGTTTCACTCCGCATATCGCTTTTGAAGTAGATGAACCAACCGTGATTAGCGACCTCATTAAGCAAGGTCTCGGCGTTGCATTTGTTCCAAGCTTAACTTTATTAAAAAACTCTACTTTAGCACCAAATAAGTTACGTATTATTGAACCTAATTGCGAGCGAACCATTGGCTTAAGTTGGTCGAAGAAACGTTACTTATCAAAAACTGCCCAGCAATTTCGTGAATTCGTGATTGATTACTTCTCCAATATTAGTACATGA
- a CDS encoding VOC family protein — MINQIGQIMLYVNNQDESVQFWTETVGFQIVAEENNGQGFRWIEIAPTKEGGTSIVLHDKALIAKMQPELNLNTPSLMFFSNNLDQLYKNLSEKNVIVGQVVDLPTGRAFNFADNENNYFAVMEKK, encoded by the coding sequence ATGATTAATCAAATCGGACAAATTATGTTATATGTAAATAATCAAGATGAATCAGTACAATTTTGGACAGAAACAGTAGGATTCCAAATCGTTGCGGAAGAAAATAACGGACAAGGATTTCGCTGGATTGAAATTGCGCCAACGAAAGAAGGGGGAACAAGCATCGTCCTTCACGATAAAGCGTTAATCGCGAAGATGCAACCTGAATTAAACTTAAATACCCCTTCACTTATGTTCTTCTCTAATAACTTAGATCAGCTTTATAAAAATCTTTCTGAGAAAAATGTTATAGTTGGACAAGTTGTAGATTTACCTACTGGTAGAGCATTCAATTTTGCTGATAATGAAAATAATTACTTTGCAGTTATGGAAAAGAAATAA
- a CDS encoding transcriptional regulator, with product MRKRLYIGIGVILLIALGGVVFWSALQGNRTEHFILRHMINENGTLATYRLEDTKAGKGEAKGREALSESAGLWLQYTLDKDDQALFDEQVKVIQNNFVHKDHIVLWKISEKGEMQSATNALIDDLRIIEQLYRAYEIYKEDRYKNLADQLSDSVLRYNKKGNYYVDYYDADAGKQNNFATTSYINPHAFSYMKKYGKISAQQYQEVVQFLADYPRNDWAFPKEYKEDGTFTYDKEVNLIDQSYVAYHRSLGGLSSDAYLEFIKKKFREDGKLYGRYNLETGKQAVNYESPASYGLTILYVLQTGDTKFAKELYERMTTFRNDNVFSRYYGGYVTGENNNTHIFDNVLPLLAEMELEKSKK from the coding sequence TTGCGAAAACGTTTATATATAGGGATTGGGGTTATTCTTTTAATCGCTTTAGGTGGAGTTGTATTTTGGTCAGCTTTACAAGGAAATCGCACCGAGCATTTTATTTTAAGGCATATGATAAATGAAAATGGAACACTTGCAACGTATCGCTTAGAGGATACAAAGGCAGGTAAGGGTGAAGCGAAGGGCCGTGAAGCTTTATCAGAATCTGCAGGGTTATGGCTACAATATACACTTGATAAAGATGATCAAGCTTTATTTGATGAACAAGTGAAGGTTATTCAAAATAACTTTGTACACAAGGACCACATCGTTTTATGGAAAATCTCTGAAAAGGGAGAAATGCAGTCAGCTACTAATGCACTTATCGATGATCTTCGTATTATAGAACAATTATATCGTGCTTATGAAATATATAAGGAAGATCGCTATAAAAACCTTGCAGATCAATTGAGTGATTCTGTACTTCGTTATAATAAAAAAGGTAATTATTACGTTGATTATTACGATGCAGATGCAGGGAAACAAAATAACTTTGCAACAACATCTTACATAAATCCGCATGCATTCTCTTATATGAAAAAGTATGGAAAAATTTCTGCACAGCAGTATCAGGAAGTTGTTCAGTTTTTAGCGGATTATCCGAGAAACGACTGGGCATTCCCGAAAGAGTATAAAGAAGATGGTACATTTACGTACGATAAAGAAGTGAATCTTATTGATCAATCATACGTTGCTTATCATCGCAGTTTAGGCGGTCTTTCATCAGACGCTTATTTGGAATTCATAAAGAAGAAATTTCGCGAAGACGGAAAGTTATACGGACGTTATAACTTAGAAACGGGAAAACAAGCTGTGAACTATGAATCACCAGCATCTTACGGATTAACAATTTTGTACGTACTACAAACAGGTGATACAAAGTTTGCAAAGGAATTGTATGAGCGGATGACTACTTTCCGAAATGATAATGTATTTAGTAGATATTATGGTGGATATGTAACAGGTGAGAATAATAATACACATATTTTCGATAACGTACTACCGCTTTTGGCTGAAATGGAATTGGAGAAGAGTAAGAAGTAA
- the cydA gene encoding cytochrome ubiquinol oxidase subunit I, which yields MDTVTLARAFFGSSLAFHIIFATLGVGLSLMIFISEILYHWKKDSDYAIMAKRWTKAFAILLGVAIPTGTIVGVQISLLWPGFAKIVGQVISVPFQIEIFAFFLEALFMSIYVYAADKLPPVMRLISLFFVMIGATASAVLITSANTWMNTPAGFSMGPDGSVFNVDPWKAFFNPSFGTSAFHVVITAYTTGAAVIASIAGFKLLKKNLSTHEIAYHKKGLLLGLVVTFITGATMWLSGHESAIALHKHSPEKLASAEALFETTSHAPLSIGGVVDPNTLELNYALEIPNMLSLLVGLDPNTVVKGLKEFPQETWPPFYTHTLFNLMVGTAAFTFAVAAIALLYWYFVYRKKGVELPKWLLWGAAACGPVMLLGIEFGWIFSCSGRQPWTIYGMQRTVDASTRADFVGPLFVLFIILYIGLGILTVFVLRTFFKKHPLKNDLHHEGGDSRA from the coding sequence ATGGATACCGTAACATTAGCAAGGGCATTTTTTGGTTCTTCATTGGCATTCCACATCATCTTTGCAACGCTTGGAGTCGGACTTTCTTTAATGATTTTTATAAGTGAAATATTGTATCACTGGAAGAAAGATTCTGACTATGCCATTATGGCAAAAAGATGGACAAAGGCTTTTGCTATCCTTCTCGGTGTAGCAATTCCAACTGGAACAATTGTTGGTGTACAAATTTCACTTCTTTGGCCTGGTTTCGCCAAAATTGTTGGACAAGTTATTTCCGTTCCATTTCAAATTGAGATTTTCGCCTTCTTTTTAGAGGCTTTATTCATGTCTATTTATGTATATGCGGCTGATAAACTACCTCCAGTTATGAGATTAATCTCGCTATTTTTCGTTATGATTGGTGCCACTGCATCCGCCGTGCTTATTACATCAGCAAATACATGGATGAATACACCTGCGGGCTTTTCAATGGGTCCAGATGGCTCAGTTTTTAACGTTGATCCGTGGAAAGCTTTCTTTAATCCGAGCTTTGGCACAAGTGCATTCCACGTCGTTATTACAGCCTATACAACCGGAGCAGCTGTTATCGCTTCTATCGCTGGATTTAAATTATTAAAGAAAAATTTAAGTACACATGAAATTGCTTACCATAAAAAGGGATTACTGTTAGGGCTTGTCGTTACATTTATCACAGGTGCTACGATGTGGCTTTCAGGACACGAATCTGCTATTGCCTTACATAAACATTCACCTGAAAAACTAGCATCTGCTGAAGCTTTGTTTGAAACGACATCACACGCTCCTTTATCGATTGGCGGGGTTGTGGATCCTAACACACTTGAACTAAACTATGCACTGGAAATTCCTAATATGCTTAGCTTATTAGTGGGACTAGACCCTAACACCGTTGTAAAAGGTCTAAAGGAATTTCCACAAGAAACATGGCCACCATTTTACACACATACACTGTTCAACTTAATGGTCGGCACCGCTGCCTTTACCTTTGCAGTTGCAGCTATTGCCCTCTTATATTGGTACTTTGTTTACCGAAAAAAAGGAGTAGAGTTACCGAAGTGGCTTCTTTGGGGAGCTGCCGCCTGTGGCCCCGTTATGTTGCTCGGTATTGAATTCGGATGGATTTTTAGTTGTAGTGGTCGTCAGCCATGGACAATTTATGGCATGCAACGCACGGTAGATGCTTCCACACGTGCTGATTTCGTCGGTCCTTTATTTGTTTTATTCATCATTTTATATATTGGACTCGGTATTTTAACAGTCTTTGTACTACGGACATTCTTTAAGAAACATCCGTTAAAGAATGATTTACATCACGAAGGAGGCGATTCTCGTGCATGA
- the celB gene encoding PTS cellobiose transporter subunit IIC, which translates to MIKFLEKYVMPVAGKVAEQRHLQAIRDGIILTMPFLIIGSFFLIISALPIPGYNDFMAGLFGESWQKALGYPVSATFNIMSLIATFGIAYRLGGYYKVDALAAGALSLVTFLLATPFQVAYIIPSTKESVLVEGAIPAVLMGSQGLFVAMIIALISTELYRFIVQKKLIIKMPETVPPAVTRSFAALVPGFIVVTVIWILRLMIENTSFGSIHNIVGKILQEPLSALGASLWGAVIAVIIVHVLWACGIHGAAIVGGVMSPIWLSLMDQNRIAFQAGQDVPNTITAQFFDLWIYMGGSGATLALVVGMLLFARSQQLKSLGRLSIAPGIFNINEMVTFGMPIVMNPLLLIPFILVPVVLTVVSYFAMEWGWVARPSGAAVPWTTPILFSGYLGSGGKISGVILQLVNFALAFFIYLPFLKIWDKQKLAEEKGE; encoded by the coding sequence ATGATAAAGTTTTTAGAGAAATATGTGATGCCAGTGGCCGGGAAGGTTGCAGAGCAGAGACATTTGCAAGCGATTCGTGATGGAATTATTTTGACGATGCCTTTCTTGATTATTGGATCTTTCTTTCTGATTATTAGTGCTTTACCCATACCAGGGTATAATGATTTTATGGCAGGATTGTTTGGGGAGAGTTGGCAAAAAGCTTTGGGGTATCCAGTTAGCGCAACATTTAATATAATGTCTTTAATAGCCACTTTTGGAATCGCTTACAGACTTGGGGGATACTATAAGGTCGATGCATTAGCAGCAGGGGCGTTATCACTTGTGACATTCTTACTTGCAACTCCGTTTCAAGTTGCATATATAATACCAAGTACGAAGGAAAGTGTACTTGTAGAAGGGGCTATACCAGCTGTGTTAATGGGAAGCCAAGGGTTATTCGTTGCGATGATTATAGCACTTATATCTACTGAACTTTATAGATTTATTGTACAAAAAAAGCTGATTATAAAAATGCCAGAAACGGTACCACCAGCCGTAACACGTTCATTTGCAGCACTCGTTCCAGGGTTTATTGTTGTAACTGTTATTTGGATCTTACGCTTAATGATAGAAAATACTTCTTTCGGCAGCATCCATAATATTGTGGGAAAAATTTTACAAGAACCACTTAGTGCACTTGGTGCCAGTCTGTGGGGCGCGGTAATAGCCGTTATTATTGTCCATGTACTTTGGGCGTGTGGAATTCATGGTGCTGCAATTGTTGGTGGTGTAATGAGCCCAATTTGGTTGTCCTTAATGGACCAAAACCGAATCGCTTTTCAGGCTGGGCAAGATGTACCGAATACGATTACTGCACAGTTCTTTGACTTATGGATTTATATGGGCGGTTCTGGTGCAACACTTGCTTTAGTTGTAGGAATGTTATTATTTGCGCGAAGTCAGCAATTGAAAAGTTTAGGACGATTGTCGATTGCACCTGGTATTTTTAATATTAATGAAATGGTGACTTTCGGAATGCCGATTGTAATGAACCCACTTTTACTTATTCCATTTATATTGGTGCCAGTCGTATTAACGGTTGTTTCTTACTTTGCGATGGAATGGGGATGGGTTGCACGTCCGAGCGGAGCTGCTGTACCCTGGACGACACCTATTCTTTTTAGTGGATATTTAGGTTCGGGCGGGAAAATTTCAGGTGTTATTTTGCAGCTCGTTAACTTTGCACTGGCATTCTTCATTTATTTACCGTTCTTAAAAATATGGGATAAACAAAAATTGGCGGAAGAAAAGGGGGAGTAA